A stretch of Pygocentrus nattereri isolate fPygNat1 chromosome 8, fPygNat1.pri, whole genome shotgun sequence DNA encodes these proteins:
- the anxa5a gene encoding annexin A5a has translation MASRGSVKPFVNFNAKQDADLLRKAMKGIGTDEDAILMLLTARSKEQRQEIKAAYKKAHGKDLVKDLKSELGGKLEDLIVALMSPPRVYDADQLHKAIKGAGTNDKVLIEILASRTSEQLKEIVKAYKKEHGKLEKDIMGDTNGHYQRMLIILLQGEREEGVDESRVEKDAKELFAAGEGKFGTDEDKFINILGNRSAEHLCKVFEAYKKIAGCDIEESIQGECTGNLEEVLLAVVKCAKSVPGYFAESLRESMRRAGTDDETLIRIMVSRSEEDMLDIRAKYKKMYGESLYRTIQEDTEGDYGKALLYLCGGDD, from the exons GCACAGATGAAGATGCCATCCTCATGCTCCTAACTGCCCGCAGCAAAGAGCAAAGACAAGAGATCAAAGCAGCCTACAAGAAAGCTCATGGCAAG gaCCTGGTGAAGGATTTAAAGTCAGAGCTGGGAGGGAAATTAGAAGATCTGATTGTGGCTTTGATGTCTCCTCCTCGTGTGTATGATGCAGATCAACTTCACAAGGCCATCAAG GGCGCAGGCACCAATGATAAAGTTCTGATTGAAATTCTGGCCTCCAGGACATCTGAGCAGCTAAAGGAGATCGTCAAGGCATACAAGAAAG AGCATGGCAAGCTGGAGAAGGACATCATGGGAGACACTAATGGACATTACCAGAGGATGCTGATTATCCTTCTACAG ggagaaagggaggaggGAGTGGATGAAAGCAGAGTGGAGAAAGATGCTAAG GAGTTGTTTGCTGCGGGAGAGGGGAAGTTCGGCACAGACGAAGACAAGTTCATCAACATCCTTGGTAACAGGAGCGCCGAGCACCTGTGTAAag tatTTGAAGCATATAAAAAGATAGCTGGCTGTGACATTGAAGAGAGCATTCAGGGCGAGTGCACTGGCAACCTCGAGGAAGTGCTTTTAGCAGTAg TGAAATGTGCTAAAAGCGTGCCGGGCTATTTTGCTGAAAGCCTCCGGGAGTCTATGAGG CGTGCTGGCACTGATGATGAGACGCTGATCAGAATCATGGTATCAAGGAGTGAGGAGGACATGCTGGACATCAGAGCAAAATACAAGAAGATGTATGGAGAGTCACTGTACCGCACCATACAG GAGGACACTGAGGGAGATTATGGAAAGGCCTTGCTGTACCTTTGTGGTGGAGATGATTAA